Genomic window (Roseivirga sp. 4D4):
CAGCTTATTTCCGGCATGGTAGATTACAGAAGGATCATGCTTGGAAGCAATGATTGGCGCATTCCAATTAAAGCGATATTTAACATCTCTCGGGTTGGTACCCAGGCCTTGGAATGGGTAAGCCATCACATCCTTAGTCTGCTTAGTCTTGGAGTTCCATTCATCTATGATACCTTGATAGCACCCAGAGTAGACATATTTGGGATCTTTAGGATCGAAAGCTGAGTAGGCGCTTTCGCAACCTCCTACTGGAAAGAAGTCATTATTGCTAATGCCACCACCATTCACCCGTGACGCGATGGATACTGAACTATTGTCTTGCTGCCCACCATAGATGCGATAAGGAAATTGCATATCGGCATTGACGCGATAGAATTGTGCGGTCGGCTGATTGTCTTGCCTTGACCAGTCCTTGCCTCCATTGATCGAGACATTCGCCCCTCCATCGTTGGCATTAATCATATACTGCGGATGCTCTGGGTTGACCCAAACCTGATGGTTGTCGCCATGAGGTGTTCCCAGATTCACAAAGGTCTTTCCGTTGTCAGTGGATTGTACCAAAGGCGCATTCATTATAAATACACTCTCCTCATCAGTCGGATGTGCCTGAATATGCATATAGTACCATGAGCGCGCTCTTAAGAGACGATCGGGGTTGATCAGTCTCCAATTTTTTCCACCATTATCGGATCGATAAAGACCGCCTTTATCGGCCTCGATGATGGCCCATACTTTATTGGGGTTGGCTCTTGAGACAGATATCCCAATTTTCCCCATTACTCCTTTTGGAAGCCCTTTTGACAATTTCTTCCAAGTCAGTCCGCCATCAACTGATTTCCAAATGCCGCTACCTGGTCCTCCACTTTGAACTTTCCAGGGATACCTTCTATGATCCCAATAGGCAGCATAGATTATCCTCGGGTTGGTCATATCCATGCTCAGATCACTAATCCCAGAGTTTTCATCTACATAATGAACCTTGGTCCAAGTTTCACCACCATCTTCAGAGCGATAAATACCTCTGTCTTCTGTGGCTCCATAAGGACTTCCCTGAGCCCCTACAATCACAACATCTGGGTTGTCAGGATGTACTACAATCTTTGAAATCTGTCTTGTTTTTTCGAGCCCAATATGACTCCATGTTTTTCCCGCATCCGTTGACTTATAGACACCGTCACCGTGCGAGGTCATCACACCACGAACGGGTGCTTCGCCCATCCCAACATAGACTACGTTCGGATCAGATTCGGCTACAGCGATGGCCCCAACCGATGCCGTATTGAAAAAACCATCGGAAACATTAAACCAGCTGTCACCTGCATCATCCGTCTTCCAAACTCCTCCGGTAGCGCCCATATAATAGGTCATGGGATCTTGCACCACACCTGCCACGGCAGTCGCTCTGCCACCACGAAAGGGTCCTACCAAACGGAATTCCATGGCGTTGTATAATGCGGTATCGTATGAAACACCTTGAGGTTCTTGAGACTTGCGTTTTCGCCTTTGTGCGAAAGTCTCTGGTAAGGAAATCAATAGGATTAGGCCTGCTAGCAATAAAGAACGTAGCACTTTCATGGATTTTGGTTTAAGGTTGTGTCTCAAGATAGTCATTGCCGTCAGTAAAAACCAACGCCATTTTGATAGGTGATTTTGTATATTCGAACAAACAGTGATTCTTATGAAACAAAGGGCTTTTTTATACTTACTGATGTTTTCTTTGGTCGTAGTCTTCTCTTGTGAAGAAGCGCATGATGATGACAATCACGATCAGGAAGCAGTGACTCGATTCGAGCGGGAAGGTTCCTCCATTCTTAAGGGTGCGAAAGTACCTGCAGGTAAAAGTATGTATTTTGCCAGTGGCATTGTCGCTACCGAAAAGGATGCGAGTAAACCAGCAGGTGATCGCGGTCGTTTTGGTGATACTTATGATCAAAGTGTGAGCGCATTAAAGAGAATCCAAAGTTATCTGGGCGAAGAAGGCCTAAGTTTAAAGGATGTGATTGCCATGAAAGTTTATGTGGCACCTGATCCTGAGAACGATAATAAACCAGATTTTCAAGCCTGGTTCAAAGCCTATGGCGAATACTTCGGCAACGAAGAAAACCCGAATAAAGTAGCCCGATCGACTATTGGTGTGTACACCTTGGTTGACCCAAATAAATTTATAGAAATAGAAGTTAGAGCAGTTTATCCTTGAACCCTATGAAACTCAAATCAACATTTTTAGCCCTAATCAGTCTGGTGACTTTTAGCATACAGGCGCAAACTCACAATGAATACGAGGTCTCCTTTGACAATCGAGTTCATCATGAAGCTCATATTAAAGTGAAATTCTCAAACCTTGAAAACAAAGTCTTGGAGGTTCGAATGAGCAGAAGTTCTCCCGGACGATATGCAGTACATGAATTTGCCAAAAACGTATATGCCGTTAAGGCAACTGATAGCAAAGGCAATGCACTAACCGTTACCCGATCTGACCCCAGCCAGTGGAACATTGCGGACCATGATGGCACTGTAAATTTCGAATACACACTCTACGCCAATAGAGCCGGTGGAACCTACTCCGGTGTCGATGAAACCCACGCCCACTTCAATATCCCGGCTACCTTCGTATGGGCCAGAGACCTTGGACATAGGCCTGTAACGGTGAAGTATAACCTCCCAGAAGGTTCAAATTGGAAGGTGGCAACACAGATGAAGGACATGGGAGATGACACCTACTACGCTCCTGACACTTACTATTTCATGGACAGTCCTACAGAGATCGCTGATTTCCACCTAAGAGAGCGAATGATTGATGGACAAAACATTCGACTTGCGCTTCATACACCTGCAAGCGATGAAGAAGTGGATACGTACTTCGAAGAAGTAGTGAAAATCGTAGAACAGCAAGCGGCTGTTTTTGGCGAGCTACCCAAATTCGATTTTGGGGAGTATACTTTCTTGTCATGCTATGTTCCGAATGCTAGTGGTGATGGTATGGAGCATAGAAACTCAACCTATGTTGTAAGTGGAAAGTCTGCTGATCGTCCATTGGGCAATACATCCATGGGTACCATTTCACATGAGTTTTTCCATGCCTGGAATGTAGAGAGAATCAGACCTGCTTCGCTAGAACCCTTCAATTTTGAAGATGCCAATATGAGTGGAGAGCTTTGGTTTGCCGAAGGCTTTACCAGTTACTACACCAATTTGATTCGAGCACGCTCAGGAAACATCACTAAAGAGCAATATGTGAACGGACTTGGTGGTGCTGTGAGCTATGTCATGAATGCGCCAGGTAGAAAGTACTTCAACCCGATTGAGATGAGTTACCGTGCTCCATTTGTCGATGCCGCTGCGTCTATAGACCCGACCAACAACAGCAACATTTTCATATCATATTATACTTATGGTTCGGTGATTGGTCTAGCACTTGATATGTCATTGCGCACCATGGATAATGGAAAAAGCCTTGATGGGTACATGCAACATGTCTGGAAAACGCATGGTAAGCCAGAGATCCCCTATAGCGTTCGTGATTTACAAGCTAGACTAGGAGAATATGCGGGAGAAGACTTTGCCAAGGAGTTCTTTGGTAAATACATCTTTGACAGTCAAATGCCGGACTACGAAGCCCTATTTCAGCAAATGGGTGTAAACTTCGAAAATCCCAACGCAGGGCAGATTTCGCTGGGCGCTAACCTAAGAATGGTAGACGGAACGGCTAGATTAACAAGCAATGCCCTTGTCGGTTCCCCACTTTACGAGGCAGGAATTGAACGTGAAGATAAGATCGTGAGCATTGCAGGGAAACGGATGGAAGATGTGGAAGGAAGAATCAATATTCAGGAAATTCTTACCCAATATAAGCCAGGAGACCGGATAGAAATAGGCGTTGATCGTTGGGGACAAAAAATGAATAAGGTCGCAGTCTTGGGTGAAAATCAAAATAGACGCAGTTCATGGAATGCTGATGCTTCATCAGCCGCCCAAAAGAGACGAGAGGATTGGTTGAAAGAAAAATAGATTTGCTTATGAATAAATACACATATCCAGAAAAAAGAATCAGCTCTATAGATTTATCAAAATTAGAATGGAACAAATTTCTCGATGAACGACAATTACAAGAAGCCCAATCCAAGTTGGCTGAGTTGTATGAGTCATTAATAATGCTAGAGGAAAATCTTTTAAAAGTTGAAGACAGATTTCCTGCTGATCTTGTATTAAAAATAACACAAATCTTTGATCGGTTTCTTTCATTAATTGATTCAATAGAAGATAAACACGAAGGATCAAATGAGGACGACATAGTTAGAAACAAGAAAAATGCTTTACAGAATATTCGAAATTTTCATCGTGAATCATTTGAACTTGGAAATTCAAGTCAGACTCGACTTTTGGAGTTTATTGCAGTAACTAAAGGCTACCAAAAGGATGCTCCGCTCAACACAAAGAAGTATGAGCAGAGTATAATGTCAATTGTCAAAGATGCGGAATCTCAAAAAAAGCGGTTTGATGGGATCTATAGTGAATTTGAGAAGAAGCTAAGTGAAAGTACAGTCTCTGATTATGCCAAAGTATTCGAGACTGAGGTAACTAAAAACGGAAAAAGGGCCAGTCTCTGGATGAAAGTAGGCATTGGCTCTTTGATAATACTTATTGCTACAATTTTTATCTTCGTAAGATACGATGTTCTTCCAACTGAGATAACTAACGAGTTTGACTCTCTAATCCGATACAGCATTAGCAATGCAATAGTGAAACTATTGATTTTTAGCCTTGAAATATACCTCCTTACATTTTCGGCAAAACAATATAGTATTTCAAAACATCAGCAGGTATTGAATATACACCGACAGAACGCACTTAATTCATACAAGCTATTCTCTGAATCGATTTCATCGGATGATGAGAACTCAAGAAACACTCTTATGATTCAAATTGCTAAATCGATTTATGAGAATAATCAATCGACTGGTTTCTTAAATGAAAAGAGTCAGACTAGCTCACCTGGAATTATAGAGTTAACTAAGATTATAGGCAAGACACCCCAATAAAGATGTCTAAGCTCAGGGGCAAGGCAGAATGTACCTTACAAATTAATAAACGGTCCGGCCGCTTTGAGCGATCGGACCGTTCTTTTCTATGACAATAGCCATCAAGTTTTAGGACAGGTTCAGCTGATAACTGGTGCTTCTTCCTCCCTCTGTTGATTTTACTAAAACTTGCTTCTTCAAAAGGTCATTGATATCTCTACCCGCAGTATCTTGAGAACACTTACACATTTTAGCCCACTTAGAGGATGTGAGTTTACCAAAGAAGCCATCGAAAAGCTTGTTCACCATCTTTGACTGCCTTTCATTAAACGGTGTACTCGCATGGTTCTCCCAAAACTTAGCTTTCTGCACAGTTGTCTGCAATAGTTGCTCACTCGCCTCCACGGCTTTCTCCAGACAGTTGATAAACCACATTAGCCATTCAGTGATGTTCAAATCGCCTTTTTGGGTTTGTTCCAAAACATCATAATACTGCTGCCGCTGGTTTCTGATCTCTGTTGATAAGCTATAGAACCTTTGGCTACTGGCATCAGCCCTAGCCAGTAACATATCGCCAACTGCCCTGGCTATTCTTCCATTGCCATCGTCAAATGGATGGATCGTGACAAACCATAAATGAGCGACAGCGGCTTTCAAAACAGGATCGTATGAACTTGGTTTATTAAACCAATCCAAGAAATTGGACATTTCGGCTTCAAGCAAGTTTGAAGCAGGAGCTTCAAAGTGTACCCTTTCCTTACCCAACGGACCAGAAACCACTTGCATCGGATCATTTGGTGAATTATCTCGCCACCTACCAACAACTATCGGAACCCCTCCAGACTTGCCAGTTGGAAATAAAAGTTTGTGCCAACTCAACAACCTCTGCTTTGTAAGTCTCTTTTCATGATTTCGAGTGGCATCCAGGGTCATCTCAACCACACCATCTACATGCCTATCAGAGGGAACAAGGCCGGCTATTTCAAGCCCTAGCTTTCTGGCCACTGACGAACGTACCTGATCATGATCTAGGAATTCACCTTCTATCTCACTCGACTTAGTCACATCAGATATCAGTGTGTTTAGGCCAGCCTCTATTTTCAGAGTAAAACCAAGCCCTTCCATCTTACCCAAAAGGTACCCTTGCTTGTTCCTTACCTGAACCAGCCTTTCTAGTACCTGAGCCTTATCCCAAGTAAAATTTGGCCAACCTTTTAGTTGATGAATGTACCGCATATTCTCCGCATATTATGCGGTAAATGTAAAAATTATTCTCCGCACGTCAAATATAATCTCCGCATAATTAGCAGAGATTATATCTTCTATTCTCCGCACAAACAAAAAAGCACCACTGAATTTTTAAGTTCAAGCGGTGCTTTTACTCTTTGGAGAGGAGTCTAAACCTCCTCTACTTTTTCAATATTCACAAACTCAACCTCCTTCTCGGCATTAAGCTCTATACTCACTACTGAGTCTTTGCTAATAGCTCCTGAGAGAATCTGCTTAGATAACTCATTGAGTACCTTCCTTTGAATCACTCTCTTCAATGGTCTAGCTCCAAATTGCGGATCGTAACCAATCTCCCCGAGATAGTCGAGTACATCATTGGTGGCTTCAATCTCGATACCATTCTCTTTCAACTGCTTTTGAATCAAACCAAACTGTATCGCTACAATTTGTCGGATGTTATCCTTACTCAATGGCATAAACATGATGGTCTCATCAATCCTGTTTAAGAACTCTGGCCTCACCGACTTCTTCAACAGATCAAATACCTGATTTTTGGTATCATCAATTAAATCCAGCACATTTTCCTCATTGATCTTCTCAAAATTCTCTTGAATCAAGTGCGAACCAATATTGGTCGTCATGATGATGATGGTGTTCTTGAAATTGGCAATACGACCTTTATTATCTGTGAGTCGACCATCATCCAGTACCTGAAGTAAGATGTTGAAGGCATCAGGATGCGCTTTTTCAATTTCATCCAGTAGTACCACCGAATAAGGTTTTCTCCGCACCGCTTCAGTCAACTGTCCACCTTCATCATAACCTACATAACCCGGAGGCGCACCGATCAGTCGGCTTACCGCATGTCTTTCTTGATACTCGGACATATCAATGCGGACCATATTATTCTCATCATTGAAAAGGTATTCGGCCAAAGCTTTCGCCAACTCTGTTTTACCCACACCTGTTGTTCCTAGGAAAATAAATGAGCCAATCGGTCTTTTGGGGTCTTGCAAACCGGCCCTACTCCTGCGAACAGCATCCGAAAGCGCAGCAATTGCCTCGCCTTGCCCTGCTACTCTCTTGCCAAGCTCTTCCTCAAGGTGAAGAAGCTTTTCTCTTTCGGATTGCAGCATTTTAGATACCGGAATTCCTGTCCATTTGGCAACTACTTCACCGATATCTTCAGCATCAACCTCTTCTTTCAGCAAAGTGGATCCGCCTTGCATTTCCTTCATCTTAAGCTTAAGCTCTTCCAGTTTTTGCTCCGCTTCGGTGATCTTACCGTACCTGATCTCCGCAACAAGCCCAAAATCACCCTCGCGTTCGGCTTTTTCAGCCTCCATCTTATACTTATCGATGTTCTCCTTCTCTTCGCGAATACCGGTGATCACCGCTTTCTCATTCTCCCACTTACCTTTCAAGCCGTCTCGCTTCTCGGATAGTTCGGCAATCTCCTTAGACAAGACGGATTCTTTATCCTTGTTTTTCTCCCTACGAATTGCCTCTCGCTCAATTTCCAACTGCATGATCTTACGATTCAACTCATCCAACTCTTGAGGAAGGGAATCAATCTCGATTCTAAGTTTGGAAGCTGCCTCATCCATCAGGTCAATGGCCTTATCCGGTAAAAAACGATCGGAGATATACATGCTTGAAAGCTCAACTGCAGAAATTACAGCGTCATCCTGAATACGCACACCGTGGTGTACCTCATACTTTTCTTTGATTCCACGAAGAATAGAGATTGCATCTTCCTGAGTAGGTTCATCCACCGTCACGGTCTGGAACCTTCGTTCTAAGGCTTTATCTTTCTCGATATGCTTTTGATATTCTTTGAGCGTAGTAGCCCCGATTGCATGGAGTTCCCCCCTCGCCAAAGCAGGTTTCAATAAGTTGGCTGCATCCATGGCTCCTTCTCCACCACCAGCACCAATCAGGGTGTGGATCTCATCGATAAAGAGGACGATCTCTCCATCAGAATCCTGCACCTCTTTGATGACCGCTTTTAGCCTTTCTTCGAATTCGCCTTTATATTTTGCACCGGCAACCAGAAGCCCCATATCAAGTGATATGAGTGTCTTTGTTTTGAGGTTTTCTGGCACATCGCCATCTACAATACGCTGTGCCATACCCTCCACGATTGCTGTTTTACCAACGCCAGGCTCACCGATCAACATAGGATTGTTCTTCGTCCTTCTGGAAAGAATTTGAAGCACTCTTCTGATTTCCTCATCCCGGCCAATCACAGGGTCAATCTTTCCCGCCTTAGCTAACTCATTCAGGTTTTTCGAGTAGCGCTCGAGCGATTGATACTTTGACTCAGCATTTTGGTCTGTCACGCTATTTCCTCCTCTTAGTTCTTTTATCGCCTCAATGAGTTCTTTTTTGGCAAAACCCACTTCCTTCATTAAGGAAGCAGTCTTCTCTTTTCCTGCCAGCAAGCCCAATACAATATGTTCAACTGCTACAAACTCATCTTTAAACTCTTTTAAATAGTCTAATGCCTTGGTCAATGCTTTGTGCGCATCATTTGACAAGTAGGGTTGTTGCCCACTTGCTTTTGGATAACCGGCTACTACCTCTTCCAACTTGGTATCAAGTTGTGCCCTATTCATTCCCAACTTCTTTATCAGAAAAGACATCACATTCTCATCTGATAAAAGGATAGCCTTCAAAAGGTGACCTGGTTCGATCGCTTGCTGCTGATTAGCACCTGCGATCTCGGCCGCTTTTTGAATAGCTTCCTGCGACTTGATAGTATATTTTTTGAAATCCATATCTCATTAAAATCAGGGTGTTTTACCCACAATCTACCGCTCATCAACAAACAATACTCCAAGGCCTAAAACCGGCAATTATGGCTGGATTTTTGCTTCAAAATTCACAAATACAGCCATTCTGTCACGACAGTATCAGAATTGGTCAATTATTTCGTATTTTAAGTATGCAAAACTCAAGGCCATGAAACGCAACCAAATCCTTACCGTCAGCTTTCTCATTTGCTGCACCATAAATTTCTCCTTCGCTCAAAACGATGATTTTCAAGACTGGTTGAAAGACTTCCAAAGCTACCAGACAGAGCTCCCTACAGAAAAAGTATTTCTTCACCTAGATAAGTCGGAATATACCATTGGTGAAACCATCTGGATGAAGTCTTATCTGGTCGCTGGTGCTGGACATATCCCATCTCCTTTTAGCCAAAACGTCTATGTTGAGTTGATCAACCAAAAGGATGAGGTCGCTAAACGATTGACCCTCCGCTCTGAGGAAGGTCTAGCCAAAGCCAGTTTAGCTTTGACCCGTGAGCTTCAGCCTGGCTTTTATTATCTAAGGGCCTATACCAACTGGATGAAAAACCAGGGGGAAGAGTTCTTCTTCAAAAAGAAAATCAAAGTCCACTCTTTAGTCGTCAATGAAGTAATTGCTAAAGAAACTTCTGATCAAGCAGTTGATCTACAGTTCTTCCCCGAAGGTGGAGAACTGGTCAATGGCGTGACCAGCCAAGTGGCTTTTGAGGTTACCGGAATCAATGAAAGTAAATTCCCAATCTCAGGAAAAGTATTTGATAAGAACCAAAAAGAGATTATTGCGTTTACCACAAAGCATGAAGGCAGAGGTGTTTTTGCTATGCTACCCAGTGGTGACGGCTACTACGCACAGCTGGAAGGGTCTGATACTCGATATGACTTGCCAAAAGTCAGGCCCGAAGGTGTAACACTCAGCGTAACAGAACAAACATCAGATTATATGGGTGTAGCCCTAAAAACTGCCACACCTAGTGCAGAGAATTACTTCTTAATGGTACATACGCGAGGTTATGTTACCTATGCCTCAGAAATTACGGTTAGGAACGAAAAAAACCTCTTGAAGATTGACAAGAGTAATCTTCCCCATGGAATAGCACACTTAACCCTGTTTGATCAAGACTTCGATCCGGTTGCCGAACGACTCATTTTCAATTACTCAACTCCAGAAATCAAAATAGATATTAGCACAAGTGATCCGCAGTATGCTAGCAGAGATTTGGCCACTATCAACTTAAAGGTTACCGATAAAAAAGGCAACCCCGTTCAAGGATCGTTTTCGCTCTCAGCCTACGATTCCAAGCTTGTCCAAAACGATCAGTTCGATTACAACATATCGGCTAACCTATTACTTTCTTCAGACCTTGGAGGTCATATCAAAAATCCTTCTCAGTATTTGAAGCAAGATGAAACCTCTAAAGAGAATACTGATTTACTGATGATGGTCAATGGTTGGAGACGTTTCAAGTGGTCTTCGCTTAACCTGGATAAAAGACAACCACAATATGCCTTTGAGCAATCACTGACTTTGGAAGGTGTAATGACCAGAAACGGTGGTAAAGCCTTTAAGAACGGACGAGTTTTCCTGCTCAACCAAGAAGAAAACGGAAATAATAAATCCTCTCGTTTTGTAGAGGCCGATCTGGACGGAAACTTTGCCTTTGAAAACCTAGTCTACTATGATACAACAGAGCTTACCCTTCAGGGCTTTCAGAAGAAAAAGGCACGTGACATACAATTCAACATTAACAAGGATTTTGAAGTCATTCCTAATTCAAAATTCTTAGCAGCACCCGCTCAAGACAACCCGGATAGATTGAGGGCAATGAAAGAATCTGTAATTACATCAATCAGAATTGACAGTACTTATAGAAAAGAAAATGGTGTTATCTACTTGGACGATGTATACGTTACTGCGAGCAAGCGTGAAGAAAAATATAGAACACTTAACTCTCAATACGGAAAAGGGGAAGCTTATCTCAACTTTGATAACCTTTCATTCGAAGAAAAAAATGGCCGAGATCCATTTACCGTTATGCTTGGAAGACTAGCCGGTTTTTCTCTAAGCGGAGCAAGCGGAGGAAACAGTGGCCTATCAAGTCAGGGAAACAGTGGAGGACCCGGAGGCGGAAGTATTGGCTCAGACGGGTCTTTGGGTGCTGGAGCAGTACGTTCTTCCTCAAACGGAGCAGGCAATTTTACAGACATGTCTACAGCGAATGACCCCATATTTAGAAGACCTCAACTCAGACCAGGACCTTTCCAAGGTGGGCCTTTAATTCTTATCGACAATGTGCCCGTACCGTATAGTGCTGTTTATGACCTAAGGGCAACAGAGATAGACTATGTGGAAGTCTATAAAAGTGCATCTGCAGCTATGTTTGGTGTTAATGGCTTTAATGGTGCCATGGCCTTCTATACCTTAAAAGGAGATAAACTGAAAAAGGCAATGAGTTTGAAGCCTGGCATGCGGATTATTACCGGAAATGGATATCACGCTGCCCGAGAGTTCTATGCCCCCAAGTATGATGAATCTAATAAAGAGCAGTTTATTCCGGATGAGCGCTCTACTATCTTCTGGGCACCTATGATTACCACCGACAGTGAGGGTAAGGCTCAAGTGGAATTCTATACACATGATAAGAACTCGAATGTGTTTATTGATGTGCAGGGAATTTCTAAAACCGGATTCACAGGTGTAGGATCAGCCAGATTTGCCATTCGTAGAAATCTCTAACAAAGGCCAAACAATCTATTTAAAGAAGCTGTTTTACGCTCATTAAACACAATTTTAATGAGATCAAAGGTCATATTCCTCAGTATTGGTTTGATGTGTCTTTTCTCTTCTTCTTTTGGACAGAAAAAGTCAAACGTAGACCCGGCAGACCTACTGAATACCTATCAAAATGCACTCCCTACGGAAAAGGTATTTCTACATCTGAATAAGTCGGAATTCGGACTGGGGGAAATCATATGGATCAAGTCCTATCTCGTGGCTGGGCCCATGCACCTCCCCTCTCCAATAAGCAAAACACTCTACATAGAACTACTGAATGAGAGTGGCAGTGTGATGAAAAGGCTTTCGGTTCAATCAGAGGAAGGCACTGGTCAGGCTAGCCTTGAAATTGACGATAACTGGTCGCAAGGCGCATATTATCTTCGCGCCTACACCAACTGGATGAAAAACCAAGATGAGGAATACTTCTTTAAAAAGAAGATCAATATCATTTCTCCAGACCTTTCAGAGCAATTCCAACCACAGCAGCAGACTCAAGAGTTATCTGTTCGTTTCTTCCCTGAAGGGGGAAACTTAGTCAAAGACATTCAATCATGGATGGCTTTCGAGATTAATGGCCTCTCCAAAACTCGTATAATCAAGGGGAAGATCTTTGATCAAAACGATCAATTCATTCAAGACTTTGAAACCTCTCATGAAGGTAGAGGAAAACTTAGGTTCTTACCTCGGTCTGAATCACACTACGCCATTATCGAGTCATTGAGTCAAAAGTGGCCCTTACCAGAAGCACAGCAGAAGGGGACCATAA
Coding sequences:
- a CDS encoding Plug domain-containing protein: MKRNQILTVSFLICCTINFSFAQNDDFQDWLKDFQSYQTELPTEKVFLHLDKSEYTIGETIWMKSYLVAGAGHIPSPFSQNVYVELINQKDEVAKRLTLRSEEGLAKASLALTRELQPGFYYLRAYTNWMKNQGEEFFFKKKIKVHSLVVNEVIAKETSDQAVDLQFFPEGGELVNGVTSQVAFEVTGINESKFPISGKVFDKNQKEIIAFTTKHEGRGVFAMLPSGDGYYAQLEGSDTRYDLPKVRPEGVTLSVTEQTSDYMGVALKTATPSAENYFLMVHTRGYVTYASEITVRNEKNLLKIDKSNLPHGIAHLTLFDQDFDPVAERLIFNYSTPEIKIDISTSDPQYASRDLATINLKVTDKKGNPVQGSFSLSAYDSKLVQNDQFDYNISANLLLSSDLGGHIKNPSQYLKQDETSKENTDLLMMVNGWRRFKWSSLNLDKRQPQYAFEQSLTLEGVMTRNGGKAFKNGRVFLLNQEENGNNKSSRFVEADLDGNFAFENLVYYDTTELTLQGFQKKKARDIQFNINKDFEVIPNSKFLAAPAQDNPDRLRAMKESVITSIRIDSTYRKENGVIYLDDVYVTASKREEKYRTLNSQYGKGEAYLNFDNLSFEEKNGRDPFTVMLGRLAGFSLSGASGGNSGLSSQGNSGGPGGGSIGSDGSLGAGAVRSSSNGAGNFTDMSTANDPIFRRPQLRPGPFQGGPLILIDNVPVPYSAVYDLRATEIDYVEVYKSASAAMFGVNGFNGAMAFYTLKGDKLKKAMSLKPGMRIITGNGYHAAREFYAPKYDESNKEQFIPDERSTIFWAPMITTDSEGKAQVEFYTHDKNSNVFIDVQGISKTGFTGVGSARFAIRRNL